The Capsicum annuum cultivar UCD-10X-F1 chromosome 1, UCD10Xv1.1, whole genome shotgun sequence sequence TCTTGTTTGTACATTCATAGGACCACACAAATTAGTATGAATTAATTCTAACTTATTACCAGCTCTATTTTCTTTGGAAGAAAAATGTCTCTTGGTCATTTTACCTTCTAAACAAGATTCACAAGTTGGAAGTGCCTCTACTTTCAATGAACTCAAAGGTCCATCAGAAACCAACCGTGaaattctatttattttaatatgacctagacgTAAGTGCCATAAGTATGTTTCACTCAATTCTGAAATACATTTTCTTTTATGCGATTGATCAACATTATTAAGTTCCATTGTTTGTAGCATATCATGGGAAacctcaaatacaaacaaatcatGGATTTTAGGAACAGAAATAATAAAATGCTTATTAAACTTAATAATTGCACAATCATTAACAAAATAAACATTATAACCAGCATCCATTATTCTTGAAACTGGAAGtaaattccttcttatagaaggtATGTAAAGAATATTATCCAGTCTTAAAACTCTAGAACTACtaaatgaaatagaaatatttcCTATTGCTAAGGTTGGTGTTGGTTCCCTATTTGCTTGAAACACGTTCAGTTCATTTTCACTTAGGCGTCCTGTTTCCTGAAACCCCTGCAAGGATGTGCAGATATGATTAGTGGCTCCCGAATCTATAGAGTAAAATTGGGTAGAAACAGCTGCTAAAAATGTTACAACGACATATGAAAAAGATGTATCTTGTTTCTGCATCTTTGCTATGTAGCCGGGACATTGTTTCTTATAACGACCAGGTTGCTTGCAATGATAGCACTTTCCCTTAGGCTTTAATCTCATCATCAGTGGGTTTATCCGACTTAACAGGACATTCCTCAATCAACACAAATTTAAAGCCCTCAGCAGTAAGAATAATATCCAAATTACATTTCCAGTCCACATAGTTAGGGCCTTctagtttattttgattcatgaaaaaaGTTAAGGAATTGAACGAAAACatggttaatctgttatatattccAATTAAAACAGATCATTAGACATGCTGCagaataataaaattcttaaaaaatatcGCACATATAATCATGCACATAAACAATTAGAATCGTTAGGGAAACTTAACTATTTAAGCAAATATACATGTAATGTCAGATATTTGATCTCTTAAATAAAACAGAACCAACTCAGTTAGAGAGTAAACTGTTGATTTAAGTTAGATAAATATCACATTTCATAAGTCTCTGTACCATGGAACCAACATGTAATTTAGTTGGAAAGTTAATACAAGTTATCAAAAACAAGAGACTATAAAACAGTATTACACTATACAAGTTTATCCGATGGAGAAGATGACCTATGTCAACATGTAAACTCATATTATTTACTGTTATTAACCATTGAAAATCATAAGGAATGATCCCTATCACCACTGGTTTGCAAAAGATaattttttcagaatttttaatttttccgaAAACATAAAAACATTCAAAAACTCATCAGAACGACCCCGAACGATCAAAAAATGACCTGGGTCACATCTATTTGTGAGTATTGTTTAGTGGCTTATTTCCAATAAACCTACCAAATTTCAAGTCATTCGGAATTTGTCATAACTGAAAAACTTCAAAACCGACCAAATCGGCAATTATTGACCGAGCTGTTGCAAGGATCAGTAGAGCTACCTGCACTGCTTGGCCTTACTACTACTATTCATACAGTGAGTAACGACTATGACTGGGTTTAGTTGAAACTCTATCATAATTTTTTTCCCTTAATCCACAAAACTATTTTTCACAAAACTGTGCAAAATTCGTTTTATGCTTTCTTGATGATAAACTTAGATTCTCTTGAAatcaataacatcatcaaaaACATGAAAAGCAGCCAGAAACAACATGatatcaaaaacatgaaaaaacagCCAACAACAACATGATTTATACAACTATTATCCAAAATATATACAACAAATCAATCAATTTCTTTTACATTATCTAGCAGATGTAAGAAAACtactgataccaattgttagaaCATGCACAGCAGAAGCAACAATTCTGCAAGATCAATGGCTTACATAATATCTAGATAACATAACCAAAATGAAAATCAGAAAACTTACCTCTTAAAGCTTTCACACAGTTCGTTCAACACCTTGTTAGCCAGGTCTGCTGCCTTCTACTACTTCCTGATTAACTCTTTTAATCAACATTTGTGTGGGCAAGTGACTTATTTTTTTTACTGAAAAAGGATTATTCCACTTTACTGGAAAAGACTCCCTTATTTATCCAATCTTCTATTGAAGAAGTAAAGGGAAAAGACAAACGTTTTTGTCCTATTATTTCTTCCTTAATGGCACTATAATGAACAAAACGTTTTTGCCTTAATTAGCCCCATTAAGGGCAAAATGTTTTCAGCACTTTAATTGATTATTAAAACCTTGTTTATTGATATTCAAGACCCTTTATATAAGAGACCAGTAATATTACTTCTtctaaaaataatcctttttcttttcaaaattgattagttaatcagACATAGTAGGGACCGTAGATTTATTAACTGAGACTTTccattatgatattaattcagtAACGaatgaattatcatatcataataaattacatattattccactaaaaatctGTAATCGCACTCCTCGATTTAATTTCGAATTACCaacaccaatcaattaaattaaattttctaaaaaaaattaactcattgattaatttaatcctttatttataatgcttaacgTATTTCACATGACGGATACAAAATCCACCTGTAGGGTTTTCACATGAAAACTTTTAAGCAACCATAAAggggtgtcttctatctcaagtccgagacatggttctatcaactaattaatatttcactaagtgatttGTCATCATCTAACCTATTAGGAATATATTGACTCACAAAagagtctcaccttttaatagattaaaacgaCAAAATAAACcgcatagatcataataattatatcaagattaagagtataagtacatgtaatggactagagaaatcatttattaatatttagaACATAAACGGATATCTCTTATTGGTCCGTTCAATGCATAcgaaatgtactagcacaagaagttggaatattaccactcccataattaagatcaaattatatttaatcttgtgctacaatcatcaagatgtttgtcctacctgATCTTTGAATGTGAacgttaatttattacttataagaaccgacaattttaatcttccgtgcatgagttaaaatactccatacacaaaattATTTACTATATAAGCAACAGACACACATGTTAacacaatgatctattcaaataaagattttattaatataataatttatctttacatagaatgaaaatataattatattacaCAAATTACATGATTAATAGTATAACCTAACTATCCCGACATAAACTAAATTTCTTAGGTCTTTCTTTCCTTTACTTTTCTAGAATCATTAACTTGATGCTTATCACTTGTCCCATTTTCAAATTAGGAATTAAGAAAAGATGATGCTTCATACTGCACTAATTATATGATTGCAATCTAATTTAGATTAATAAAGCATCAATTCCTTTCTTTGTCATTTATAATTGATTTACTTCAAACACTTGTCCTTTATCAAGATTAATTATACTATAAAAAATTAGGCGCACAGATACAAGAACTAAAGTTTTCCTTTATGATTTTGATGCAAAACTTAATAAATCAAATAGCTTGTGCCTACAACCATCTGAAATAGCTTTTTCGCTCTCTgtaaatagaacacaaaaaataatagtagtattAAATTCCTTACGATTGTTGATTATCCtgtattcaaaaataatatagcaaatcagataaaataattttaaaaaacagaAAAGCAATGGACTTTATTAAATATTCGAGTCCACAATTTTTttgtgtgtccttaaggaatttaattatctcatggtattcaagtttatggattacTTCCTCTCAGGATAAAACGGATATACCTATTATTGGTGTAGCGATATCTCAAACGCCAATAACTTCGTCGAAAGCAAAGTCAGCAACTAATCACACAAAGACAGAATATTTGTTTGTAAAAAATATGCAGATGGAGTtcagaaattttttatttttcttaaaaaaactgCGGCTAGTCCTCTCAATTTATAGTCAATAAATAGGTACTTGGAAAAGTCACAACCTATTAGAAAAGTCATACCTTATCTAAACAGTCACAACATATCGAAAGAGTCACAACTCATCGAAAAAGTCACAACCATTTAAAGTGACAAAGTGTCTTTTAACATGCATCATTTCCTTTGGTTTCTATTCATTTCGCATTCACACATCTAAAAACCCAACATACAAACTATTCAACAATGAAAAGATGGCAACCATGACAATACCATGATGTTAATATGATGACTGCAATATTATTACAGCCACCAACAAGCGATCGTAGCAAGAAAAGTCATAGTGGCCATAGACGATGACAGTAACGAGGTACAaatctttttatgaaatttcacaTGTTATTTACCGTGGCCACCCCCACCACCATCTCCAAATTATGATTAATACTATTGTTTGCCCACATCCTTGGATTCTTAttattgtttcttcttttttgtttcaaGATAAAAAGACaagttattgaaaaaataaaagtttctaCTTTTTCCTCTACTAGACTATAATGCATTAATGCTTGACAACTACAAGCAGAAAAcgactttttttctcttttgacaAGACAATATAATGAATACTACTACTAAAagattatactccctccgtcctattttatATGTCATCACTTTTTTTTAGTTCGTCTGAAAAGAaatatcattttttcttatttggtaactatttaatgatAACATCTCCATTTTATCCTTACTGGgagaaaaaacaactaaaaaataaactttaaaagAGACAatatattttgtaaactttataaAATCATCACTCAATTTTTAAATTCTGTGCCCAATTATAAGGCGATGCATAAAATGGGACGGAAGGAATAATATTTACGTAGTTAGATTCAGAATGAGTGATCCACAGAAATTTGAAGTGGTTGTTGAGTGATTTAAGATTTTAATCTTGGACATGTGTCAACTTGTTAATTAGTGGTTGTTGAGTGATTTAAGATTTTAATATTGGACATGTGTGAACTTGTTGATTTAACTAATGTTAAACTATGAATCACCACAGAGGACGATAAACCCTTAGATGGACATGTGGCGTGAATTTAAATTACTCTAAGTTTTAAAATGGATATCGAATATCAAATGAATAGATCCAGCTCTGTGATTACGCCAGTAAGGTATACGCTTGGACCCtcaattttatgaaataaatgaaTTTCTCTGTTTATAATTTAGATATTCTAGGTACGCAAAACGTACACTCACTCTCAGATGATAACCCTAACCACCATATTATTTGAGTATTATAGACTAAAATATTGGAGTTGGACAAATTAATAGACTAAAAAGAGTAGTAAAAATCTACTATGGGGAAATCTGGTCCAATAACTATTTTCCAATAAAAAGACCCTGCATTGTAGGACCAAAACCTTGACTAGAACCAAAAGGTACTTACAATTATGAAccctataatatataattttaaaaaatgttatcTACATGTGTATCGTGTGATATTAAATTCATGTGAACTGCCATAGCTACCATAgtatattcaaaattttattatatatagatgGACATATCTCTTCACAGTAGAACACAAACCATTTGCAAAAATAACAACCATGAAAATGCTCATGATGTTAATGGTGGCTGCAATTTTATTTTGCAGCCACCAACAAGTGGTCGTGGCGAGAGAAGTGGCAGGTAAGGGAAACGAGTTACAAATAATACCCCCATGGGATATCCCATGTTATTTGCCGTGGCCATTCCCCTGGCCACGACCATGGCCATGCCCTCCTCCACGACCACGACCACAACCTCGACCACGCCCATGCCCACCGCCACCTCCTCCACCGTGTCCCCCACCACCTCTACCTCCGCGCTCACCACCACCTCCACCTCCGCGCTCGCCACCGCCTCCACCACCAAGATCACCCCCTCCTACACCGTTTTCGGGGTGCTCTATTAGTGACCAAGAAAAGGTGAAGAAATGCATGTTCAACACAACTTCAATTGATGCATGTTGTCCAACATTCAAGAGCATACTTGGCACTAGTTGCCCTTGCTATAAGTATGCTGAGGATTTAGACAATCAAGTCTTGATCACTCTTGAAGCTtattgtgatgttgatagcccttGTAGTGGTATGCTAGTAAGTAATCATCGCTGACACATTCTTAAAGAAAACTACTACaatcatttttataaaattgtaCTATTTGAAATAGTAAGGGTGgaattcaagaataaaaaaaatcaatattttcttaATCTTTCATATTTGTGAATACAGAGTCCCCCTCCTCCAGTGACTCCCACCCCATTTTCGGATAGTTGCTCAGCTAGTGACAAAGAAAAGGTGAAGACATGCATGTTTAACACAACTTCAATTGACGAATGCTGCCCAACATTCAAGAGCATACTTGGCACTAGTTGTCCTTGCTATAAATATGCTGAGGAATTGGATAATCAAGTCTTGATCACTCTTGAATCTTATTGTGATGTCGATAGTCCTTGTACTGATTTACAGGCAAGTaagttatcatttttatttattattttaagatttttgatACATTCGTTAAGAAAAATACTATCTATAGTCGATTTTATGaggtatattaattaaataactaATATATTTTCTTGGAGTAGGAAAGTGGAATAATTGAGAAAGAAAAGGAATGTCTTGAtcttaatatttaaatatgataaatattttgaaaagtttttttttttttaagtgacAGATCAGTAAGAATATTTTGATGGGTCCTTCATCATAAATACTTAGGGCCGATTTGAAGATAATTACatcttgttcatttttttttaatatagatattttgaattaagaaatatataaattaaaggTGTCACTgtcaatattaattattaaacataagttttgtatattGTTTGAAAAATCTTTCTATTAAAGTACCATAATGGGGGAAAATCAATGATGAAGCAGCAGGCAGAGTCGTTTGATGACACGAGGTTCCTATATACCATCATCTCGAATCCAAAGGCATAACAATAGGTAGGCATCTTCTCGACGATCTATACGAAGATCTAAAGGTGAACCAATAGACAGAGAGAGATGCTCTTCCTGCGGCCCAAGAACGTCTTCGTTCAAAGAGTTAGCAATGACTTTCTTCCCAccatatatttctattttgacatactaattaaagttatttttctaattaatgatttttcttgTAATTAATAATTTCAGGTGATTATTAAGCTATCCATGGAGGAGTAAACCAATGGGCTGCTTAGTTGTTTACTTCCAGATCTTGTATTAGatatttgttgttgttaattACCATGGTAATGTTGTGTTTTTAGCAATAATAATTTGGACATATCTGTCAATATTTCAGTGTTTTAAAGAGAACTAGGGGTGATATGACCTGTGTTAGCACGGCCCAacgtgaaaaatatttttatattaattattgtgatttataatactttttgcataattttgaaataatgtatATTGCACCTttttgggttcgaaattgagagggcgtcatgcggaagcttaaagtttagCGAACCTTGAGAcaataaatcagacgacaaagaaaataatactaaaaagtaTAAAACTATTACATGTTTTGGttaattggcctacatattataaaacctaatatttaaatacattaaacctattgggagaaatctccccctaaacaaagacttgTTAATGACTACATTATAGATGCTACAGTGTTATTGTATGAAAATGgagagttttttttatttataaagctccaaaatctttcctcttagaaagagatttgccaaatatgaaaaggTTCTAGATTTTCCTTTCTGAAAAGTataagtaattatggtattatttttattttccttctaagaaaaataaaacttaaatttggtaagaaaatcaggacaaaaatcctaacaaatctcccctttttggcttgattttcttgacagcatattcttgatcctcctccttcacacgatcttcatatatcactgttgtttatcatgattaaaaattgatatgggttaaaaattggaGCCCTATGCgttaaaaaataaaagcatgggtTAACATTATTGGAGCCCTGTATTATAAGTGAACAGGGTTAAAAGTGAGTCTTGTGCATTGAAAGTAGGCACAGGTTAAAAGtggagctcatgcgttaaaaGTATGTGCACGAGTTGAAAGGAGCCCAAGCATTGAAAGTAAGCGAGGGTTGAAAGTTGGAGCTcataaacatgggttgaaaattaatttggttttaaagatggattagcagtaggattgtttaaatttgtttgaaactttttctccacatgtagttttattttaacaaaatatctTCACTATCgtcaaattggttgcaactttaatctcaacatatcctcaatcTGATTCATCGAACCATTGAACCatagactctgataccacttgttgggtcgAAATCGAgtgggcgtcatgcggaagcttaaagtttgcaaaccttGACACAATAATCATCCAGTGAGCTTAGGCCTTTTGCAGCCCGAGCTGCATCACCAGGACAATGAGGAAGCATCTATGCAGATTGAAGAAAAGAGTTGCTCTACTCCTGCATCATTCTCATTTGTGATGCtatttcctcctccttcttcacCCTCTCAGTCTATGCAGCAATCTCTTTAGTGAGTTGAAAAATTGTATTTCTTAGCAAATCAACGATTTCTTTATCAGCTGATGAGGGAAAGGATGAATCACCGGATGAAGACCTAATATTCTCGCTAAAGCATTTTCTATGGTAGCGATAGTATGTGCCTCTAACTGGAGAACCCACAGTTTGTTTCCAATAATCCTCCTCTACATCTTAAGGTATTGTTTCACTCTGACTTTCAGGAGGTTGAATACTACGATACTCATTAATGAACtgcatatatttgtcctatattcaaaataaagttaaaattaatattaaaaatatactaaacTAGTCGTACttaaataatatcaactttgagaaaaaaattcatgattacaaaatttgattcttatatgGGTAGCTTTTACACGAGGCTCAACCCAGAAATCTTCATCTGttgggttctttttcttctttacataGGTCTCCTCGAATACCTCATGAAAAGCTACTTTCCTACCTAATTTTTTTCCTGCatgtgataaaataattaatcttcaaaaaataaaaaataaaaacagaaacaaacaactaaagcggtaaaagttacataccattttttgcTCCACAATAATCCGACTAACAACTCCCGCAGTATGTAGAGAGCCACTCTTGACCGATGTCCtggctttctttctttttcactcaACTTTTGGTATTCTTCGCTATTCCAACAGCAAAGATAATCTTGCCACATTCTTTCATCTATAAAACTTGGTCTTACCCTATTTTGTCtggcataatccaacagaccgttCATTCTGTTACTTGATCTTTTATAAAAATTCTTCCATATAGCAAAGTAATTTGTTGGATCCCACCAGaaatatttctacaacaaaaacaaaagtttaatattcaattttttgttctaacaatttgttaagtagtcgataagttaaatctttACCTAAAATTCTTTAAGCATTTCATTTCTATCAaattctggaaccttttgccTGATTCAATAGCCTTTGAAGTGCCGACAAATGCATTTAGTCATAATTTTTGCAATTCTATCATCGGAcaaaaacctacaacacaagatcaaacatgAATATCATTGATCATAATAATACAgtaaatgaaaattgaataatgttgttatatttagaaatctcACCCTGCTTCATATGAAATAATATACTGCCTCCGATGAGCATCTTTATCTTCGAACTGCGGAACAAGTGCTACTGGATGCACTGACATGGGTGGATCTGAAGAACTGGATGGTGTGCCTCTAAGATGAAGATTAGTCAACCCactagatccagcagaatcactgtgaGTACGTGGGTGACTACTAGTAGAAGGTACTGCAGACGATGGTAGATGACCGTATGTGCCAGTGATCGTCTAATAGTACTGTGATGGTGGTGGCATGGCGATGGGAGAAGAATGGGTCTCTATAGAGCCATGAAGTGAACCCATGTGCGTAGGAGTAGGAACTGAATGATGCGACGACCTAGAATAAGAGGATCGTGCTAACACATTATCTAActgaccctcagatatatgaatacttgTTGGTCATCTATAAGGtggaggttgttttttctttttttttctatgtaaattcaaatttttgcttacctttgtcacctttaCCTCCCATCTAAATTatataaagttaacaagtagttagtccttacaaaatgaatataagaaaatgtcCCTTTTAGAATCTTATAAAAAAAGGAAGATTTGCTGTGAAAAGAACACAtatccattttcaagtcattagtacacattccaagtaactaatttcaagttcctaattcacatttcaaatcactaaatTAGTATTAAAACATTAGTGAAATTGTTATATAACCATAGCAAGTTTAGGctcgctccaacaacacgagaaagacaagaatatttctaatactacataaaatatggaaaagtgACAACAGTAATCTTACTCTGAATAGTACATATCattcttaaacaagaaacataaaggtaaatagtaCAAAGTATAAAGACATTAATAGATAacaaatacaacctacacaaactagTTCTCCTCTCCAgattctccactaaaccattcaccctctttggAAGTTTTCTCATCTTCTACCCACTCAGCTTCTTCTTCTGCAATATTTAATTctccaaatatattttttgggtggtTCAAACTATCCACTAAATCAATCTCTACTaactggtgatcaatctgcatttcattttgatacgcagtctccaacACAATCTCAACTTTCACCCGCCCTATGGGCTTTGTGTTGATTatagcccaccaatcagacttatgTCTTCATAA is a genomic window containing:
- the LOC107874423 gene encoding pollen-specific leucine-rich repeat extensin-like protein 1 isoform X3; its protein translation is MKMLMMLMVAAILFCSHQQVVVAREVAGKGNELQIIPPWDIPCYLPWPFPWPRPWPCPPPRPRPQPRPRPCPPPPPPPCPPPPLPPRSPPPPPPRSPPPPPPRSPPPTPFSGCSISDQEKVKKCMFNTTSIDACCPTFKSILGTSCPCYKYAEDLDNQVLITLEAYCDVDSPCSGMLSPPPPVTPTPFSDSCSASDKEKVKTCMFNTTSIDECCPTFKSILGTSCPCYKYAEELDNQVLITLESYCDVDSPCTDLQAESFDDTRFLYTIISNPKA
- the LOC107874423 gene encoding pollen-specific leucine-rich repeat extensin-like protein 2 isoform X1, with protein sequence MKMLMMLMVAAILFCSHQQVVVAREVAGKGNELQIIPPWDIPCYLPWPFPWPRPWPCPPPRPRPQPRPRPCPPPPPPPCPPPPLPPRSPPPPPPRSPPPPPPRSPPPTPFSGCSISDQEKVKKCMFNTTSIDACCPTFKSILGTSCPCYKYAEDLDNQVLITLEAYCDVDSPCSGMLSPPPPVTPTPFSDSCSASDKEKVKTCMFNTTSIDECCPTFKSILGTSCPCYKYAEELDNQVLITLESYCDVDSPCTDLQYHNGGKSMMKQQAESFDDTRFLYTIISNPKA
- the LOC107874423 gene encoding pollen-specific leucine-rich repeat extensin-like protein 1 isoform X7; its protein translation is MKMLMMLMVAAILFCSHQQVVVAREVAGKGNELQIIPPWDIPCYLPWPFPWPRPWPCPPPRPRPQPRPRPCPPPPPPPCPPPPLPPRSPPPPPPRSPPPPPPRSPPPTPFSGCSISDQEKVKKCMFNTTSIDACCPTFKSILGTSCPCYKYAEDLDNQVLITLEAYCDVDSPCSGMLSPPPPVTPTPFSDSCSASDKEKVKTCMFNTTSIDECCPTFKSILGTSCPCYKYAEELDNQVLITLESYCDVDSPCTDLQAIP
- the LOC107874423 gene encoding pollen-specific leucine-rich repeat extensin-like protein 1 isoform X4, with the translated sequence MKMLMMLMVAAILFCSHQQVVVAREVAGKGNELQIIPPWDIPCYLPWPFPWPRPWPCPPPRPRPQPRPRPCPPPPPPPCPPPPLPPRSPPPPPPRSPPPPPPRSPPPTPFSGCSISDQEKVKKCMFNTTSIDACCPTFKSILGTSCPCYKYAEDLDNQVLITLEAYCDVDSPCSGMLSPPPPVTPTPFSDSCSASDKEKVKTCMFNTTSIDECCPTFKSILGTSCPCYKYAEELDNQVLITLESYCDVDSPCTDLQVIIKLSMEE
- the LOC107874423 gene encoding pollen-specific leucine-rich repeat extensin-like protein 1 isoform X2 produces the protein MKMLMMLMVAAILFCSHQQVVVAREVAGKGNELQIIPPWDIPCYLPWPFPWPRPWPCPPPRPRPQPRPRPCPPPPPPPCPPPPLPPRSPPPPPPRSPPPPPPRSPPPTPFSGCSISDQEKVKKCMFNTTSIDACCPTFKSILGTSCPCYKYAEDLDNQVLITLEAYCDVDSPCSGMLSPPPPVTPTPFSDSCSASDKEKVKTCMFNTTSIDECCPTFKSILGTSCPCYKYAEELDNQVLITLESYCDVDSPCTDLQQAESFDDTRFLYTIISNPKA
- the LOC107874423 gene encoding pollen-specific leucine-rich repeat extensin-like protein 1 isoform X5; amino-acid sequence: MKMLMMLMVAAILFCSHQQVVVAREVAGKGNELQIIPPWDIPCYLPWPFPWPRPWPCPPPRPRPQPRPRPCPPPPPPPCPPPPLPPRSPPPPPPRSPPPPPPRSPPPTPFSGCSISDQEKVKKCMFNTTSIDACCPTFKSILGTSCPCYKYAEDLDNQVLITLEAYCDVDSPCSGMLSPPPPVTPTPFSDSCSASDKEKVKTCMFNTTSIDECCPTFKSILGTSCPCYKYAEELDNQVLITLESYCDVDSPCTDLQATGRVV
- the LOC107874423 gene encoding pollen-specific leucine-rich repeat extensin-like protein 1 isoform X6 translates to MKMLMMLMVAAILFCSHQQVVVAREVAGKGNELQIIPPWDIPCYLPWPFPWPRPWPCPPPRPRPQPRPRPCPPPPPPPCPPPPLPPRSPPPPPPRSPPPPPPRSPPPTPFSGCSISDQEKVKKCMFNTTSIDACCPTFKSILGTSCPCYKYAEDLDNQVLITLEAYCDVDSPCSGMLSPPPPVTPTPFSDSCSASDKEKVKTCMFNTTSIDECCPTFKSILGTSCPCYKYAEELDNQVLITLESYCDVDSPCTDLQASDY